In one window of Chitinophagales bacterium DNA:
- a CDS encoding dihydroorotase, with translation MKILIRQALIADTDSPFHQQAQDILIENGIITQIGQSLSDADAHVINHDTLCVSPGWIDSFADFADPGQEFRETIATGTAAAAAGGYTTALLVPNTQPAVQNKTQVEYIIHQSKHLPCEALPMGAITKNIEGKELAEMYDMRMSGAAAFTDGHKPVQTAGLLLKAMQYVKAFDGVVVQVPDDSSIGTHGLMHEGIISTQLGLPGKPMLAEEIIVARDLALLRYTQSRLHITGISSHAAVELVKAAKAEGLQVTCAVTPYHLLFCDEDVQGYNTSLKVNPPLRTKADMLYLREALKAGHIDSIASHHLPQDWDHKTCEFEYAKNGMITLQTAFAMVMEAIPDLNAELISRIFSSNARNIFRLPATNIAVGAQANLTLFTMNNSTTLTTANNLSRSANSAVLNRTLKGKVIGTIRNTFHHFNP, from the coding sequence ATGAAAATCCTTATCAGACAGGCGCTCATCGCTGACACTGATTCTCCCTTTCACCAACAAGCACAGGATATTCTCATTGAAAACGGTATCATTACTCAAATCGGTCAGTCATTGTCCGATGCAGATGCACATGTAATCAACCACGATACCCTTTGTGTTTCTCCAGGTTGGATCGATTCATTCGCTGATTTTGCAGACCCCGGTCAGGAATTTCGTGAAACCATTGCAACGGGTACTGCTGCCGCAGCAGCAGGTGGTTATACAACTGCTTTATTGGTACCAAACACACAACCTGCTGTTCAAAATAAAACCCAGGTTGAATACATCATTCATCAATCCAAACACCTACCCTGCGAAGCCCTGCCAATGGGTGCTATCACCAAAAACATTGAAGGCAAAGAGCTCGCAGAAATGTATGATATGCGCATGAGTGGTGCCGCTGCTTTTACAGACGGTCACAAACCAGTACAAACAGCCGGTCTCCTGCTCAAAGCCATGCAATATGTAAAAGCATTTGATGGCGTTGTTGTACAAGTACCAGACGATAGTAGTATCGGCACACATGGCTTAATGCATGAAGGCATCATCTCTACCCAACTCGGTCTGCCCGGCAAACCCATGCTTGCCGAAGAAATCATCGTTGCAAGAGATCTTGCATTATTAAGGTATACACAATCCCGTTTACATATCACCGGCATCAGCTCACATGCAGCAGTTGAACTGGTGAAAGCTGCTAAAGCAGAAGGCCTACAAGTAACTTGCGCTGTAACACCTTATCACCTGCTTTTCTGCGATGAGGATGTACAGGGCTATAACACAAGCTTGAAAGTAAACCCGCCTTTACGCACCAAAGCAGATATGCTATACCTGCGCGAAGCATTGAAAGCAGGCCATATTGATTCCATTGCGTCTCATCATTTACCGCAAGATTGGGATCACAAAACCTGTGAATTTGAATATGCCAAAAACGGGATGATTACTTTACAAACTGCTTTTGCCATGGTCATGGAAGCCATTCCTGATTTGAACGCTGAACTAATCAGTCGAATCTTTTCGAGCAATGCGCGTAATATTTTCCGTTTACCTGCAACCAATATTGCCGTTGGTGCACAAGCCAACCTTACTTTGTTCACAATGAATAACAGTACTACCCTAACCACTGCCAACAACCTAAGCAGATCGGCCAATAGTGCTGTACTCAACAGAACATTGAAAGGAAAAGTGATTGGCACCATCAGAAATACATTTCATCACTTCAACCCCTAA
- a CDS encoding HAD-IIIA family hydrolase — protein MLDLQQIDKSWTLFLDRDGVINHEKKEDYILNWNEFQFYDGVPKAVATLNRNFGKTIMVTNQKGVGKGVMSLDDLHHIHDNMQLAIVQAGGHIDRIFFCTDLNDDSFYRKPNPGMAFSAKGEFPEIDLSKSLIVGNKLSDMRFGRNAGMYTVFVATTNPDTAFPHPDIDLRFDNLPAFAAAFNKIINPENN, from the coding sequence ATGCTTGATCTGCAACAAATTGATAAAAGCTGGACTCTGTTTCTCGACCGCGATGGTGTGATCAACCACGAGAAAAAAGAAGACTATATCCTGAACTGGAATGAATTTCAATTCTACGATGGCGTACCCAAAGCAGTTGCTACGCTAAACCGAAACTTTGGCAAGACCATTATGGTCACCAATCAGAAAGGTGTGGGCAAAGGCGTGATGAGCCTGGATGACCTGCACCATATTCATGACAATATGCAGTTGGCGATTGTACAAGCCGGCGGACATATTGACCGCATCTTTTTCTGTACAGATCTGAATGATGATTCATTCTATCGAAAACCAAATCCCGGCATGGCTTTTAGTGCCAAGGGCGAGTTTCCGGAGATTGACTTAAGTAAAAGCCTGATTGTAGGTAATAAACTCAGTGATATGCGTTTCGGTCGCAATGCAGGCATGTACACTGTATTTGTGGCCACTACCAACCCAGATACAGCATTTCCGCATCCTGACATTGATCTGCGCTTTGACAACCTGCCTGCTTTCGCTGCAGCCTTTAATAAAATCATAAATCCCGAAAACAACTGA
- a CDS encoding dehydrogenase → MIYRSKAPLRIGLAGGGTDVSPYSDTFGGAILNATISLYAYAHIEPIAENGIILQALDRKEEERHEWMNQLPINGHLDLLKGVYNRIQQDYGLPMTNFKLSTYVDVPAGSGLGTSSTLVVAILGAFTEMLKLPLGDYDIAHYAYEIERKDLALAGGKQDQYAATFGGVNFMEFYGDDKVIVNPLRIRQEYLNELENNLLLYFTATSRESATIIKEQQKNVLNKNESSVDAMHHLKEQSKMMKEALLKGRIHEVGEILDYGFQQKRKMANNISNNLIEDIYSAAKKAGATGGKISGAGGGGFMTFYCPGNTRYAVAETLQKFGGEIRPYQFTQHGLTTWTTQ, encoded by the coding sequence ATGATTTACAGAAGCAAAGCACCTCTTAGAATTGGATTGGCTGGCGGCGGCACAGATGTGAGTCCCTACAGCGATACATTTGGTGGCGCCATCTTGAACGCAACCATTTCGCTCTATGCCTATGCCCATATTGAACCCATTGCAGAGAATGGCATTATCCTACAAGCTTTAGACAGAAAAGAAGAAGAACGCCATGAATGGATGAACCAATTACCGATTAACGGTCATCTGGATTTACTCAAAGGCGTGTACAACCGTATTCAGCAGGATTATGGCTTGCCCATGACCAATTTCAAACTCTCTACCTATGTGGATGTACCTGCAGGAAGTGGATTGGGTACATCGAGCACATTGGTTGTAGCGATACTCGGTGCTTTCACCGAAATGCTGAAACTGCCCTTGGGCGATTATGATATTGCACATTACGCTTACGAAATAGAAAGAAAGGATCTGGCATTGGCCGGTGGCAAACAAGACCAGTATGCAGCAACTTTCGGCGGTGTGAATTTCATGGAGTTTTATGGCGATGATAAAGTGATTGTAAACCCACTGCGCATTCGTCAGGAATATTTGAATGAGTTAGAAAATAATCTCCTCCTCTATTTCACTGCTACCAGCAGAGAATCTGCCACTATTATCAAAGAGCAGCAGAAAAATGTGCTCAATAAGAATGAAAGTTCTGTTGATGCTATGCACCATTTGAAAGAGCAATCTAAAATGATGAAGGAAGCTTTGCTCAAAGGCCGTATTCATGAAGTGGGTGAGATTCTTGATTATGGTTTTCAGCAGAAGCGTAAAATGGCTAATAATATTTCCAACAACCTGATTGAAGATATTTATAGCGCAGCCAAGAAAGCAGGTGCAACCGGCGGCAAGATCAGCGGTGCGGGCGGTGGCGGTTTCATGACCTTCTATTGCCCCGGCAATACACGTTATGCAGTTGCCGAAACTTTACAGAAATTTGGCGGCGAAATCAGGCCTTATCAATTTACACAACACGGGCTCACTACCTGGACAACCCAATAG
- a CDS encoding VCBS repeat-containing protein: MKQSPTPKTILALLCFLLTQQLVNAQFNGFNTTLVNQAFYGSKGTYFADVNGDKKADAIVVNNDKITVRTAGSFGMSVAQSWTYNAYFGSRATYFADLNGDKKADAIVVNEDRVSARLSNGTGFDLSSDWTDGPYYGNLGTYFVDVTGDDKADAVVVNRSGIVVKRSNGMSFGNNQDWSNGAFFGSKGTFFADVNGDGKADAIVVNNDKIVVRKSTGTTFSINENWTDNPFFGSRGTFFADVTGDGKADAIVVNDDGITVRRSNGRNFGPNETFTSSAYYGSKGTFFVDVNGDGKADAVVVNDGQIVARLAR; encoded by the coding sequence ATGAAACAATCACCCACCCCCAAAACAATCCTCGCTTTACTATGCTTTCTACTTACGCAACAATTGGTGAACGCACAGTTTAATGGATTCAATACCACGCTTGTCAACCAGGCTTTTTATGGCTCCAAGGGTACCTATTTCGCTGATGTGAATGGCGACAAAAAAGCAGACGCCATCGTAGTGAACAATGATAAAATTACTGTTCGCACTGCTGGTAGCTTCGGCATGTCTGTTGCGCAGAGCTGGACGTATAACGCCTATTTCGGCTCCAGAGCAACCTATTTCGCAGATTTGAATGGCGACAAAAAAGCAGATGCAATTGTGGTGAATGAAGACAGAGTCAGTGCGCGCCTCTCCAACGGCACGGGCTTTGACCTCTCCAGCGATTGGACAGATGGTCCGTATTATGGTAATCTGGGCACCTACTTTGTGGATGTTACTGGAGATGACAAAGCTGACGCGGTGGTAGTGAACAGAAGCGGCATTGTGGTGAAACGTTCTAATGGTATGTCTTTTGGCAATAATCAGGATTGGAGCAACGGCGCTTTCTTTGGCAGCAAAGGCACTTTTTTCGCAGACGTTAATGGCGATGGTAAAGCAGATGCCATTGTGGTGAACAATGACAAAATTGTGGTAAGAAAATCAACCGGTACTACGTTTTCCATCAATGAGAACTGGACAGACAATCCTTTTTTTGGAAGTCGCGGTACTTTTTTTGCCGATGTTACCGGCGATGGTAAAGCCGATGCCATTGTGGTGAATGATGATGGTATTACCGTAAGACGCTCTAACGGCAGGAATTTTGGTCCCAATGAAACATTTACCAGCAGTGCTTATTATGGGAGCAAGGGTACTTTCTTTGTAGATGTAAACGGTGATGGCAAGGCCGATGCGGTTGTAGTGAACGATGGCCAGATTGTCGCACGTTTGGCGAGATAA
- a CDS encoding outer membrane beta-barrel protein has protein sequence MKLKRLILVLAVCVSFAAGAQRVRVSGGLGFSAYYGDLIQGTPIMQDIVPALNLSATYDLKMKLRARLGLAILGAKGDDRFNKRQDLKDRNLSFKSNIWETSLLAEYDFVSREEYFLVPYVVAGGGVFGFSPTTIDANGQKVKLWQWNTEGQGLAGNPAPYKRVGLNLSLGAGVRYELTDEISVGAEFIFRKLFTDYLDDVSGKYPDFLQTGINPDPNKYRLDLSYRGTELGKPFPGVSRPRGNPKGDDAFYSFQFTFSYRLTNWSIGGDLDFYGSSGYGRRRVRNPRYVL, from the coding sequence ATGAAATTGAAGCGACTGATATTGGTTTTAGCGGTATGTGTATCCTTTGCAGCCGGTGCACAACGTGTACGCGTATCCGGTGGATTGGGCTTTAGTGCCTATTACGGTGACCTGATTCAGGGTACACCCATTATGCAGGATATTGTGCCGGCACTGAATCTGAGTGCTACGTATGACCTCAAAATGAAACTGCGTGCCCGACTTGGCTTAGCCATTTTAGGTGCCAAGGGCGATGATCGCTTTAATAAAAGGCAGGATCTTAAAGACCGCAACCTGAGTTTTAAATCAAACATCTGGGAAACCTCTCTGCTGGCTGAGTATGATTTTGTTTCTAGAGAAGAATATTTTTTGGTGCCATATGTGGTAGCTGGTGGTGGGGTATTTGGTTTTAGTCCTACTACAATTGATGCCAATGGTCAGAAAGTAAAGCTTTGGCAATGGAACACTGAAGGACAGGGCTTGGCAGGTAATCCGGCACCATACAAAAGGGTAGGATTGAATCTGAGTTTGGGTGCGGGTGTGCGTTATGAGCTTACAGATGAAATCAGTGTTGGTGCTGAATTTATTTTCCGAAAGTTATTTACCGATTATCTGGATGATGTTAGTGGTAAGTATCCTGATTTCTTGCAAACTGGCATCAATCCTGATCCAAATAAGTATCGTTTAGACCTTTCCTATAGAGGAACTGAATTGGGAAAACCTTTTCCAGGCGTAAGCAGACCAAGAGGTAATCCTAAAGGCGATGATGCTTTTTATTCATTCCAGTTCACCTTTTCTTATCGCTTAACAAACTGGAGCATTGGCGGCGATCTGGATTTCTACGGATCAAGTGGATATGGCAGACGCAGGGTGCGCAATCCCAGATATGTACTTTAA
- a CDS encoding glycosyltransferase: protein MSSPKAIIIGPAHPLRGGLASFDERLARQFTAEGFDTIIYTFSLQYPNFLFPGTTQYSSEPAPTDIKIRVRINSINPFNWISVGNELRQLKPAIIVIRYWLPFMGPCLGTILRLVRLNKHTRIIAIADNVQPHEKRPGDTLFTKYCFGAVHAFVTMSEKVMGDLRKFTQKPAEQVVHPLYDNFGEALDKTNARRHLQLPVNDKIILFFGFIRNYKGLDILLEAMGTSLMKNSGIKLMVAGEFYEDRSSYDAIIEKHQLQDQLILRTDFIADSEVKYYLSAADFVIQPYRNATQSGVTPLAYHFEKPMLVTNVGGLPALVPDGEVGLVAEPNPDSIAQKILGLYQLGEAHFLPHLREAKKQYSWQKLVQTITRLAGVSAS from the coding sequence ATGTCTTCACCAAAAGCCATCATCATTGGTCCTGCACACCCGCTCAGAGGCGGACTAGCTTCCTTTGATGAACGTTTAGCCCGACAGTTCACTGCGGAAGGGTTTGATACAATCATCTATACCTTCTCCTTACAGTATCCCAACTTCTTATTTCCGGGTACCACACAGTATTCATCCGAACCAGCACCAACAGATATCAAGATTCGAGTGCGCATCAATTCCATCAATCCATTCAATTGGATCAGCGTGGGTAATGAATTGCGTCAACTCAAACCAGCCATCATCGTCATTCGTTACTGGCTACCTTTTATGGGTCCTTGCTTGGGTACTATTCTTCGACTGGTTCGTTTGAACAAGCATACTCGAATTATCGCGATAGCTGATAATGTGCAACCACACGAAAAAAGACCGGGCGATACCCTTTTCACCAAATACTGTTTTGGTGCCGTGCATGCATTTGTGACCATGAGTGAAAAAGTGATGGGCGACTTGCGCAAATTCACGCAGAAACCTGCCGAACAAGTGGTGCATCCACTCTACGATAATTTTGGTGAAGCATTGGATAAAACAAATGCGCGCAGGCATTTACAATTACCAGTCAACGACAAAATTATTTTATTCTTTGGCTTTATCCGCAACTATAAGGGTTTGGACATTTTGCTCGAAGCCATGGGTACTAGCCTGATGAAAAACAGTGGCATTAAACTAATGGTCGCCGGTGAGTTTTATGAAGACCGTAGTTCCTATGATGCCATCATTGAAAAACACCAGTTACAAGATCAACTCATTTTGCGCACCGATTTCATTGCCGACAGTGAAGTGAAATACTATTTGAGCGCAGCTGATTTCGTGATACAGCCCTATCGCAACGCCACACAAAGCGGCGTAACGCCTTTGGCATACCATTTTGAAAAACCCATGCTGGTCACCAATGTTGGTGGCCTACCCGCCTTAGTGCCGGATGGTGAAGTTGGTCTGGTTGCCGAGCCCAACCCTGACAGTATTGCCCAGAAGATTCTAGGGCTCTATCAATTAGGAGAAGCCCATTTTTTGCCGCATCTTCGTGAAGCAAAAAAACAATACAGCTGGCAGAAACTGGTGCAAACCATCACCCGTTTGGCCGGTGTTTCGGCATCATGA
- a CDS encoding glycosyltransferase family 2 protein: MDLSIVIPAFNEAESLPELCAWIDRVVKEHSLRTEIIIIDDGSTDDTWDTVVHLSKTQPAVHGIRFQRNYGKSAALNEGFKAAKGDVIITMDADMQDSPDEIPALRNMIINDGYDLVSGWKKKRYDNTLTKNIPSKIFNATARQVSGIYLHDFNCGLKAYKKKVVKSIEVFGEMHRYIPVLAKWAGFRKIGEKVVEHRARKYGTTKFGWERFINGFLDLLTITFISKFGKRPMHFFGLYGTLAFGVGLLMSIYLIVAKFTATDFSLTNRPAFYLALVSMILGMQLFLAGFIAELLTRNAPERNHYLIESNIGWD; encoded by the coding sequence ATGGATCTTTCGATTGTCATACCCGCATTCAACGAAGCTGAGTCATTACCCGAACTCTGTGCATGGATTGACCGAGTAGTAAAAGAACACAGTTTACGTACAGAAATCATCATCATTGATGATGGTAGTACAGACGATACTTGGGACACCGTTGTGCACTTATCCAAAACACAGCCTGCTGTGCATGGTATCCGCTTTCAGCGCAACTATGGCAAGTCTGCTGCACTGAACGAAGGTTTTAAAGCAGCCAAGGGCGATGTGATCATCACCATGGATGCAGATATGCAAGACTCACCAGATGAAATTCCCGCACTGCGTAACATGATCATCAACGATGGTTATGACCTGGTCAGCGGCTGGAAGAAAAAGCGGTACGACAATACGCTCACCAAAAACATTCCTTCGAAGATATTCAATGCCACTGCCCGTCAGGTCAGTGGCATCTATTTGCACGATTTCAATTGCGGCCTCAAAGCCTATAAAAAGAAAGTCGTGAAAAGCATTGAAGTCTTTGGTGAAATGCACCGTTATATTCCCGTCCTCGCTAAATGGGCCGGCTTCCGCAAGATTGGTGAGAAAGTAGTTGAACACCGTGCCCGCAAATACGGCACTACTAAATTTGGCTGGGAAAGATTCATTAATGGGTTCTTAGATCTACTCACCATTACCTTCATCAGCAAATTCGGCAAACGCCCCATGCACTTCTTTGGATTGTATGGCACACTTGCGTTCGGCGTAGGTTTACTGATGAGTATTTACCTGATTGTAGCCAAATTCACTGCTACGGATTTTTCGCTCACCAACCGCCCGGCATTCTATTTGGCGCTTGTGTCGATGATACTTGGTATGCAACTCTTTCTGGCAGGCTTTATTGCAGAACTACTCACCAGAAATGCACCGGAAAGAAATCACTACCTGATCGAATCCAACATTGGATGGGATTAG
- a CDS encoding DUF4199 family protein, with protein sequence MENQVTTHAFKGLLIALVLIVLSLVGQFANLQFEKWWGYINWAIMVGAFIGSVIYYGKQKNNDVTFGELFTHGFKTTAVTAVVVFVYTVLSVYVIFPDQLDKMWEKGVEEALKGGKVTAEQMEQGAAIGRKIMTVTVLAGSLVGTLIIGTVGSLIGAGAAKKNPAPTPFEQQ encoded by the coding sequence ATGGAAAATCAAGTAACTACACACGCATTCAAAGGATTATTGATTGCATTGGTGTTAATCGTTTTAAGTTTAGTCGGTCAGTTTGCCAACCTACAATTTGAAAAATGGTGGGGCTATATTAACTGGGCCATCATGGTAGGTGCATTCATTGGATCTGTGATCTATTACGGTAAGCAGAAAAATAACGATGTTACTTTCGGCGAACTCTTTACACATGGCTTTAAAACCACTGCAGTAACAGCCGTTGTTGTATTCGTTTATACAGTTCTGTCTGTATACGTGATCTTCCCAGATCAATTGGATAAGATGTGGGAGAAAGGCGTAGAAGAAGCATTGAAAGGTGGTAAAGTAACTGCAGAACAAATGGAACAAGGCGCTGCTATTGGTCGCAAAATCATGACTGTAACCGTGCTGGCCGGCTCACTGGTAGGCACACTGATCATTGGTACTGTAGGTTCACTGATTGGCGCAGGTGCAGCCAAGAAAAACCCAGCCCCTACTCCTTTTGAACAACAATAA
- the lepA gene encoding elongation factor 4 — protein sequence MKHIRNFCIIAHIDHGKSTLADRLLEHTKTIGERDMMNQVLDDMDLEREKGITIKSHAIQINYPYKGQEYVLNLIDTPGHVDFSYEVSRALAACEGALLLVDASQGIQAQTISNLYLAIDNDLEIIPVINKIDMEGAMIPEVTDQIIDLIGCKHEDILLASGKSGIGIEEILEAIVERIPAPEGSEEAPLQALIFDSVFNSFRGIIVYYRILNGVLRKGDMIRFISTGQDYGADEVGILKLGMEAKKEVRCGDVGYIITGIKNAKEVKVGDTITLANNPGEMIHGFEEVKPMVFAGIFPVNTDEFEELRDCMEKLQLNDASLTFELETSQALGFGFRCGFLGLLHMEIIQERLEREFNQTVITTVPNVSFIAYTTRGEKITVNNPTEMPDPVKIDRIEEPFIKAQIITLPDYIGNIMTLCLGKRGILINQSYLTPTRVELIFEMPLTEIVFDFYDKLKSQTRGYASFDYSPIGYREADIVKMDILLNAEKVDALSALIHRSRAQDFGRKLCEKLKELLPRQQFQIAIQAAVGAKVIARENISAMRKDVTAKCYGGDVSRKRKLLERQKEGKKRMRQIGSVEVPQEAFLAVLKLD from the coding sequence ATGAAGCATATCCGGAATTTTTGCATCATCGCCCATATTGACCACGGAAAGAGTACCCTGGCCGACAGATTGTTGGAGCATACCAAGACCATTGGTGAGCGCGACATGATGAATCAGGTACTGGACGACATGGATTTGGAGCGGGAAAAGGGCATTACCATTAAGAGCCACGCCATTCAGATTAATTACCCTTACAAAGGGCAGGAATATGTACTGAACCTGATTGATACACCCGGCCACGTTGACTTCAGTTATGAAGTGAGCCGTGCACTGGCCGCCTGCGAAGGCGCCCTGCTGCTGGTAGATGCTTCTCAGGGTATTCAGGCACAGACCATCAGTAACCTCTATCTGGCCATCGATAACGATCTGGAGATCATTCCCGTGATCAACAAGATTGATATGGAAGGTGCCATGATTCCTGAAGTAACCGACCAGATTATTGACCTGATTGGCTGCAAGCATGAAGATATCCTCCTGGCCAGCGGAAAATCCGGCATTGGTATAGAGGAAATTCTGGAAGCCATTGTAGAACGCATTCCCGCGCCGGAAGGCAGTGAGGAAGCGCCATTGCAGGCTTTGATCTTCGACTCTGTATTCAATAGTTTCCGTGGTATCATCGTTTACTACCGTATTCTGAACGGTGTACTGCGCAAGGGCGATATGATTCGCTTCATTTCTACCGGACAGGATTATGGTGCCGATGAAGTAGGTATCCTGAAACTGGGTATGGAAGCCAAGAAAGAAGTGCGCTGCGGCGATGTGGGCTATATCATTACCGGTATCAAGAATGCCAAAGAAGTAAAAGTGGGTGATACCATTACCCTCGCCAATAACCCCGGTGAAATGATCCATGGTTTTGAAGAAGTAAAGCCCATGGTATTTGCCGGTATCTTCCCGGTGAATACAGATGAGTTTGAAGAATTGCGCGATTGCATGGAGAAACTGCAATTGAACGATGCTTCACTCACGTTTGAACTGGAAACTTCTCAGGCCCTGGGCTTTGGTTTCCGTTGCGGCTTCCTGGGATTGCTACACATGGAAATTATTCAGGAGCGACTGGAACGCGAGTTTAACCAGACCGTGATTACCACAGTGCCTAACGTAAGTTTTATTGCCTACACCACAAGAGGCGAGAAGATTACGGTGAACAACCCAACGGAAATGCCCGATCCGGTAAAGATCGACCGCATTGAAGAGCCTTTTATTAAAGCACAGATCATTACCCTGCCGGATTATATCGGCAATATCATGACCCTTTGTTTGGGTAAGCGTGGTATCCTCATTAACCAGAGCTACCTTACACCCACACGTGTGGAATTGATTTTTGAAATGCCTTTGACAGAGATCGTATTTGATTTCTATGATAAGCTGAAGAGCCAGACACGTGGTTATGCTTCATTCGATTATTCACCTATTGGCTACCGAGAAGCAGATATCGTGAAAATGGATATCCTGCTGAACGCCGAGAAAGTGGATGCATTGAGTGCTTTGATTCACCGCAGTCGCGCGCAGGACTTTGGCCGCAAATTGTGTGAGAAGTTGAAAGAGTTATTGCCACGCCAGCAATTCCAGATTGCCATACAAGCTGCAGTGGGAGCGAAGGTGATTGCCCGTGAAAATATCAGCGCCATGCGTAAGGATGTAACGGCCAAGTGTTATGGTGGTGACGTAAGTCGTAAGCGTAAACTCTTGGAACGCCAGAAAGAAGGTAAGAAGCGCATGCGCCAGATTGGAAGTGTAGAAGTACCGCAAGAAGCTTTCTTAGCCGTATTGAAGTTGGATTAA
- a CDS encoding D-sedoheptulose 7-phosphate isomerase, with protein MQSTIQSIIQASIDTKQQVLHDPVMLKSIEECVNIITQTFAAGKRVWFCGNGGSAADAQHLAAEFSGRFYKNRKALPAEALHCNTSYLTAVANDYSYDDIYARLVDGITDAGDVLIGFSTSGNSANVLKAFEVAREKELITIGFTGASGGKMRELSHFLINVPSNDTPRIQESHILIGHIICELVEAKLFM; from the coding sequence ATGCAATCAACCATTCAATCCATCATACAAGCTTCAATAGACACCAAGCAACAGGTATTGCATGATCCTGTTATGCTTAAGTCCATTGAGGAATGTGTCAATATCATCACACAAACTTTTGCAGCTGGTAAACGCGTTTGGTTTTGTGGCAATGGCGGCAGTGCTGCTGATGCACAACATCTGGCAGCAGAGTTTTCAGGCCGCTTTTATAAAAACAGAAAAGCACTACCTGCTGAAGCATTGCACTGCAATACCTCCTATCTCACCGCCGTAGCCAATGATTACAGCTATGATGATATCTATGCGCGTTTGGTGGATGGCATTACCGATGCAGGCGATGTACTCATCGGCTTTAGTACTTCCGGCAATTCTGCCAATGTGCTGAAAGCATTTGAAGTAGCAAGAGAAAAAGAATTGATCACCATCGGTTTTACTGGCGCAAGTGGTGGTAAAATGCGCGAGCTGAGTCATTTTCTCATCAATGTACCTTCCAATGATACCCCGCGTATTCAGGAAAGCCATATCCTGATCGGTCATATCATCTGCGAATTAGTAGAAGCCAAATTATTCATGTAA
- a CDS encoding nucleotidyltransferase family protein: MPVQEAIILAGGLGTRLRSAVPDLPKCMAPVNGLPFVHYVIRYLQAQGIQQFIFALGYKHEAFFDFLQEALPDGNYTYTIEETPLGTGGGIRLACNKAKTDTVLVTNGDTLFRGELSQLYKQHQANNASCTLSLKPMQDFDRYGVVETDATGKVTAFKEKQYYAVGQINAGMYLLQRKDWIQLPFPEKFSFEKDYLETYCGQSAIYGLAQDAYFIDIGIPEDFQRAQTELIPYA; the protein is encoded by the coding sequence ATGCCTGTACAAGAAGCCATTATTCTGGCTGGGGGACTCGGTACGCGTTTACGCAGCGCCGTTCCTGATTTACCCAAATGCATGGCGCCGGTAAATGGCTTACCCTTTGTGCATTATGTGATTCGTTACCTGCAAGCACAAGGCATTCAACAATTCATTTTTGCTTTGGGCTATAAGCACGAAGCTTTCTTCGATTTTCTGCAAGAAGCCCTACCCGATGGCAATTACACATACACCATTGAAGAAACACCACTCGGGACGGGCGGTGGTATTCGCTTAGCATGCAATAAAGCAAAGACAGATACAGTATTGGTGACGAATGGTGATACTTTATTCAGAGGAGAGCTATCACAACTATATAAGCAACACCAAGCCAACAATGCAAGCTGTACACTCAGCCTTAAGCCCATGCAAGATTTTGATCGCTACGGTGTGGTTGAAACAGATGCAACAGGAAAAGTAACTGCTTTTAAAGAGAAGCAATACTATGCTGTGGGACAAATTAACGCAGGCATGTATCTGTTGCAAAGAAAGGATTGGATCCAACTACCCTTTCCTGAAAAGTTTTCTTTTGAGAAAGATTATTTAGAAACCTATTGTGGGCAATCTGCCATTTATGGACTGGCACAAGATGCTTACTTTATTGATATTGGCATACCCGAAGATTTTCAACGCGCACAAACTGAATTAATTCCCTATGCTTGA